The DNA window GGGCTTTAGAATACGGTATGCCTCCAACAGGCGGACTCGGAATTGGTATAGACCGGCTGGTTATGCTTCTTACCAATAGCCATTCTATTCGAGATACCATCTTTTTTCCTTTAATGAGACCGGAATAAACTTATCTGTTTAGAAATCATGCAGGAAAAAATCCTGCATGATACTCTGCTTATTTTTTAATCAAATAATTCAAACAAACTGCTCATTTTTTACACAGTCAATCTTTCTTTTGCTTTTCTGGAAGGTTCACTTTCATCTTTTTTTGTTTATGAATAGTTTCCAGAACATAACGTACCCTGCTTTTAAACTCTTCTTTTTCCGTCTGTTTAAACTCATAATTCGCTGAATTACTGCGATTGGAGTAACTAAATCCCAGAACTTCGGCTTTTTCGATCTCTTTTAATACACTTTCATTTACTTCTGAACTAATCTTAATGCTGTCCACAAAGTCAATAGCTGCCCTATCCAGCTTGTAATAGGCTTCTCCAATCCGAATAGAAACTCCTACAGGAAGTTCTTTCTCATATTCATCTAAATAATAATCGAGGTAAAAGTGCTTTTCCTCTTTTCGATTGTCCATTACGGCTCTTAAACGCAGGCTCTGAGGCTTTTCTTCATAACAAAAATAGGTAAATGGATTGTACCAGGCAAAATCCAAACAAAAAGTTTCAGATTTTACCGTTATCTGTTCGAGGCTCGGTTCCAACATTACCCTTCTATCCGAACTACAGGCTCCCAAAAATAAAGATAATACTAAAATCAGGAAAATCTTTCGATTATTCATAAACCATCCTTTCCTTTCAAACTCTAAACTCTCTTTTTTCTTACAACTAAAAACTAAAGAAAATTATTACAATTTTAAACTGGCACGCATATTGCAAATAAGTTAAGCATAGGAGAAAAAAATGTTCAAACTTATATCAAACATGCTGCTTATTACTCTTCCCTGTGTATTACTTGCAATTCCGGACACTACCGACGTTGAAAAATCATTCAAGGAAAGAAAGTCTTCCAGTAAAACTGAAGAAGCTTTACGCTTAAGTGCCCTGGGAAGTTTAAAGCATCAGCATGGAAACTATGAAGAAGCATTAGAATATTATCAAAACTCCTTAAAAATACGCAAAGAGCTCGGGCTCAAACATACAAACAGTTATGCCAATACTTTATTCCTGACTTCTATTGCTCATCATAAAGTTGGAAAATCCTGCCTTGCTTATACTGAAATTAAAGAAGTAATTCATATTTATAATCACATTGGAAACGAAATCGATGGAAAAGTAGCAGAAGAAGAAGCCAAAAAAACCTTTCTTCCGGCCTGCAACGAAGGGAAAATCGCCCTAAACTAATTGTTTAATAACCTCTATTCTGGAAAACGTTTTCGTAAAAACATTTTCCATATACCTTACCAAAACCGGGAGACCCTCCCGGTTTTTTTTTAGAGTAATCTTAAAAAGCTTTTCTGAGATCCACTTATCAAAATTCTGTATTTATGTTGTATCCGGTTGATTCCTACGATCCCTCCCAGAAAAATAAGAAAGGGCTCAAACCTTACCTGGTTCGAAGTTTTCTCAGCATTCCCATTGCTTTCCTTTTATCATTTTTGGTAAAAACTTTTTTACTGTACCCGCTTACTGTAAAAACCAATACCATGGCACCCGGTATCCTTCCGGGAAAGACCGCCTACATCAAGTCCTGGTTTTCGGTTCAAAACCTACAATATGGAGATATTATTCTATTTAAAAATCCGCAAAACGATGCCTTGCTTCTCGCCCGTGTGATTGCTTCATCCGGTGATAAAATCCAGATAAGAAATAAAACCATCCTGAAAAATGGCAGGATCCTGCAAGAAACCTATAAAATACTACAATCCGATAAGAGGAAACCTTTTCGAAGCACTTTTTCGAGAAGAGATAACCTCGATACAATCCAGATCAAGAAAGGCTACTACTGGTTAATGGTAGACAACCGGGATGAAGGACTTGACTCCAGAGAATTAGGTCCCATCCCCGAAAATGCTATTGTGGGAAAGCTCCTCTTTTAGCTCTAAAACCTTATATATCTGTACCGTTCCATGTCGACCCCGAACAAAGTTTATTGGCACCTGTTCTACTACAACTGATTCACCAATAGTTTTTACCGTTTCTCCATCGATTAAAATGTCTGTAGAAACTTCTTTTGTCAGGCTTTGAAGACGGCTGGCCGTATTCACCGGGTCCCCCATCACAGTATACTCCATTCTCCGGAATGAACCTACATTTCCGGCAAAAACAGTTCCGGTACAAATTCCTATCCCTAATTGGACATGTGAGGTAATGAAATCCGGTTTTACCATGTTAAAGGATTCCACCCATTCCCTGATTTTCATAGCACAACGAACACTGTTTAATGCATCATCCTTACTTGCCCTGGGACAGCCAAAAGTAGCAAGGATTCCATCCCCTAGAAGTTTATTAACCGAACCTTTAAAAGAAAAAATTAAATCCATCAGATCGGAAAATACCATACTGATAAAGCCGGCAAAGTCCTTCGGATCGTTCCTTTCGGCAAGTAGAGTAGAATTTCGAATATCAACAAATAAAATGCTGGCAGTTAAAAGACTCCCACCCAGCTCCGAATACCCATCATCTGTTAATAAGGCTTCCACCACATCCTCAGAAAAAAACTTCAAAAGACGCTTCTTCTCGATTTTCAGTTTTTCATTCAACTCGATAAGAGACTTCTTATAATGAATAAGATCCAGCTCCTTTTGAATCCTGGAGGAAAGTTCGGCAATTTTTAAGGGTTTGGAAAGAAAATCATTAGCTCCACTCGAAAGTGCAATGATTGATGTTTCCTCCGAGGTGTCAGCTGACATTAAGATGGTTGGAGTCTGTTCGGTTTTTGGATTATCCCGTAACTCTTGAAGAAGCACGATACCACTGGTATCGGGCAAAAAAATGTCTAATAGAATTAAATCAGGTTCCCATTCTTCTATAAGCTTTCTGGCTTTCGCCCCATCTTCAGCTACCTGACAAATATAGCCCCACCTATTGATAAAGCTTTCTAAAAATTCAGCTTGGAGAGAATCATCTTCAACCAGTAAAATTCGGTTAACATGCTTTTTCGCGGGTTTTGTCATGGAGAAAATTTCGCTTACTATACTATAAGCTTTCCCTTCTGACAAGTAATAATTTTTATGAAGGATAATTTCTTATAGAATATTTTCCAATACATGAAAATTGGGCTTACAAAAGCAGCCTATTATTTTATCTTAGCCGTATGGAACTAAGAGCAGAACCTATTATTTCAATATTTCAACAATCTATCATAGACTGGCATAAAATAGACACGTTTTCAAAAAATCCATTTACAGATAACTCGATAGAAAATCGATTGTACCACAAAAACCAAATTGATACAGAGCAGTGGCATACTGAAGATATTATACGAAAACCTGATTTGCCCGTGGATGAGTTCATTGCAGCTAAACGGAAAATAGATGATTTAAACCAAAAGAGAGTAGATACTGTGGAATGGATAGATGATTATATTACACAACAATTTGTCTCCATTTCCACGCAGGCAAATGCAAGGATGAACTCAGAAACTCCTGCCTGGTTAATTGACAGAATGAGCATTCTCGAATTAAAAATATACCACATGGAAGAGCAAACCAGGAGAACTGATGTAGGGAATGAGCATTTAAAAAATTGCCAGATAAAATTAAATATTCTTTTAGAACAGAGGAAAGATCTGGCTATTTGTCTTGATGAACTAATGGAAGACCTCGGAAAAGGGATTAAATATGTCAAAGTTTACAGGCAAATGAAGATGTACAATGATAAAACCTTAAATCCGGCTTTATATAATACTGAAAAAAAATGAACCTACTTGTAATGCGATTTTCTGCCATGGGAGATGTGGCATTGTTAACACCTGCTATTGTTGCAATCGCTGCGGAATATCCCAGTGTTAAAATTACACTGGTGACAAGAGGAAATTATGCTCCCTTTTTCTATAACATCCCAAACGTAGATGTTGTAGGTTTTAATATTAGAAGATTTAAAGGCCTAAGGGGAATCTGGAATTTCTATAAAGAAATAAGTCTGCTTGGACCTTTTTATAAAGTAATAGATTTACACTCAAGCCTGAGAAGTAGACTTCTAAGTTTCCTGTTTCGTTTAAAGGGAGTTCCTACATTTCGTATTATAAAAGGTCGAAAAGAAAAACAGGCCCAAATAAGACGCAAGAATAAAATCCTGACACATCTCCCTCACACGGTAGATAGGTATATGAATGTTTTTTCGAGGGCCGGCTTTGAAGCAAAAATTCGGCAGGGACCCTGGATCAATGTGGATCCAGATTCAAAATTTTTTGCACTTGACTATCCCAGAACCCTGAATGTTTCGAGGACTCCGAATAAGTTATGGATTGGTTTTGCACCCTTTGCCGGTCATGCACTTAAGATTTGGCCATTTCATAAATCGATTGCACTGATAAAACTCATCCAAAGAGAATTTAATGCTACTATTTTCCTTTTTGGTTCAAATTCAGAAATGACCAAATTGAAAATTTTAAAAGAAGGAATCGAAGATTGCCATATTGTAAATGCGGGACAAATGGGTATCAAGGGAGAACTGGGAATGATGGAAAAACTTCATGTTCTTATCGGTATGGATTCTTCGAATGTACACATAGCTGCCTTACTAAAGGTTCCGGTAGTAGGCATATATGGTACAACTCATCCTTACTCCGGCTTTGGCCCGTATGGGCAGGACGAACTTGGCGTTTTGCAAGTAGAAACATTAAGTTGCAGACCCTGTAGTATCTATGGAAATACAGCCTGCTACAGAAAAGATTTTGCTTGCATGGAACTCATTGATCCAATGGATGTTATTAACCGGGTAAAATTAGTTTTAAAAGATAAATTAAGACCGAATCATTTAAAAGGAAAAGAAGAAGTCTGAATGCAAGAACCCAAAAAGAATGAGAAAAAAATAGGTTTTCAGGAAGAGTTTAAAAATAGTAAAGGAATATTAGATAGTTTACATATTCTAATTAAATATTTCCCCGGAACTAAAAGAGATTTACGACTTTTAGTACTTTTAGCATTTGACTTACTTTTTCTTCTGCTACGAAATTCTTATTCCTGGCTATTTCCAAATTATTTTTCCTATTCGGTCGTTGTTATCGATATATTCACCTGTTTATTCTGGGGGTATGACTTCTATAAAAGGTGGAAGCCCCATGAAGACAAAGCAAAACTCCTTCAATCTGACTGGTATGAAATCATCGGTCTTCTTCCTTTTCATATCTTTCGCCCCCTCTTGCTTTTAAGAGCCTTAAAGCTATGGATTTCTTTTTATAAACTGGGAGGAAGTCGTGAAGTATCGAGGATGATTACCAGTGAATTCACGTTTCGCTTTCGAGATGTGATTGTAGATACGATAGCCGATGCAGTTTTTATTAAATCTGTAGAAAGAGTTAATGAACTCAGTAATCAAATTGATTATAAATCAATAGTAAAAAGCATTTTTGAAAAACATAAAGAGGAACTAAAAGACTCTCTGGAAAAAGCCTTACAGTCCAGAGACATAATAAAAGCTCTTTCCAGCCTTCCTCTAATGGAATCTTTACCGGCCCGGTTAAGTGAAGATTCTATTGAAATCATGGGAGAAATGATGGATGAAGAAGCTTCTCTTGCATTTTTAAAAGACTTTTCCTATGACATAAATTTGAAAATGATAGAGCGGGTAAAGGAATTAGATATTGAGAAACTTACTCGGAATCGTTTTTCACTTGACAAATTAAAAAGCGAACCATATACGTATTCCAGCAACTCAGAAAAGTAATTATTCCACTCTTATCCCACCCGTTTTCATAAAAGTTTGTATAAAGGAAGGTTCACAATTTGGATACAGAAAACTCTAATAAAGCAAAGAATAATTTTAAACTAAGTCTCATAGTTTTATTATGGTCTGTTATATCTATCTTAATTTTTTATATAGGAGTATCTCTTGTACAAATAGGTACCGGCAATTCTCCTAAATCAAATCCTAAACCTGTTGGACAGGTAGAAGAAAAAAAGAATAAAGATAACCAAACCGTCAAGATTGATGAAAAGAAAGAAGTCCATCCAAAGGAAACTTCAAAACAACCAGGCTTCTTAAAACAACTGCCGCTTGGAGAAAAGCTTTATAATTT is part of the Leptospiraceae bacterium genome and encodes:
- a CDS encoding DUF4254 domain-containing protein translates to MELRAEPIISIFQQSIIDWHKIDTFSKNPFTDNSIENRLYHKNQIDTEQWHTEDIIRKPDLPVDEFIAAKRKIDDLNQKRVDTVEWIDDYITQQFVSISTQANARMNSETPAWLIDRMSILELKIYHMEEQTRRTDVGNEHLKNCQIKLNILLEQRKDLAICLDELMEDLGKGIKYVKVYRQMKMYNDKTLNPALYNTEKK
- a CDS encoding response regulator, producing MSEGKAYSIVSEIFSMTKPAKKHVNRILLVEDDSLQAEFLESFINRWGYICQVAEDGAKARKLIEEWEPDLILLDIFLPDTSGIVLLQELRDNPKTEQTPTILMSADTSEETSIIALSSGANDFLSKPLKIAELSSRIQKELDLIHYKKSLIELNEKLKIEKKRLLKFFSEDVVEALLTDDGYSELGGSLLTASILFVDIRNSTLLAERNDPKDFAGFISMVFSDLMDLIFSFKGSVNKLLGDGILATFGCPRASKDDALNSVRCAMKIREWVESFNMVKPDFITSHVQLGIGICTGTVFAGNVGSFRRMEYTVMGDPVNTASRLQSLTKEVSTDILIDGETVKTIGESVVVEQVPINFVRGRHGTVQIYKVLELKEELSHNSIFGDGT
- the lepB gene encoding signal peptidase I; the encoded protein is MLYPVDSYDPSQKNKKGLKPYLVRSFLSIPIAFLLSFLVKTFLLYPLTVKTNTMAPGILPGKTAYIKSWFSVQNLQYGDIILFKNPQNDALLLARVIASSGDKIQIRNKTILKNGRILQETYKILQSDKRKPFRSTFSRRDNLDTIQIKKGYYWLMVDNRDEGLDSRELGPIPENAIVGKLLF
- a CDS encoding tetratricopeptide repeat protein is translated as MFKLISNMLLITLPCVLLAIPDTTDVEKSFKERKSSSKTEEALRLSALGSLKHQHGNYEEALEYYQNSLKIRKELGLKHTNSYANTLFLTSIAHHKVGKSCLAYTEIKEVIHIYNHIGNEIDGKVAEEEAKKTFLPACNEGKIALN
- a CDS encoding glycosyltransferase family 9 protein, with the translated sequence MNLLVMRFSAMGDVALLTPAIVAIAAEYPSVKITLVTRGNYAPFFYNIPNVDVVGFNIRRFKGLRGIWNFYKEISLLGPFYKVIDLHSSLRSRLLSFLFRLKGVPTFRIIKGRKEKQAQIRRKNKILTHLPHTVDRYMNVFSRAGFEAKIRQGPWINVDPDSKFFALDYPRTLNVSRTPNKLWIGFAPFAGHALKIWPFHKSIALIKLIQREFNATIFLFGSNSEMTKLKILKEGIEDCHIVNAGQMGIKGELGMMEKLHVLIGMDSSNVHIAALLKVPVVGIYGTTHPYSGFGPYGQDELGVLQVETLSCRPCSIYGNTACYRKDFACMELIDPMDVINRVKLVLKDKLRPNHLKGKEEV